The [Clostridium] celerecrescens 18A genomic sequence TATCTAATATAGCCACCACGATGCGGGCTTCATTCACCTCTGCTATGTTTCCATGGGGAATGGCGATGCCTCTGCCAATACTAGTCGTTGTAGCCCTTTCCCTGTCAAAGACACTTTCCAGATAATTCTGAGTCACATCTCCTTTTTCTTCCAGCCTCTTCACCATCATGGTGATCAGCTGGTCCTTATCCCTGACCTCGGGCCTTACCAGGATTAAATCGACCTCAAACAACTGGTGGCATAAGCTGTTAAACTGGAAATCCGGTTTATTCCTTAGCCTGGAAACCTGGGCGGCCTTGCGCCGTATGATCTCAATTTCCGTTTCGCTTATGCGGTCTTCCACGGTAACCACCCTGGAATCATCCAAAACCAGGCCGGATCCATTGATAATGATATCCGTTTCCGGATGAAGAGACAATTTAAAATCATGGCGGCTGACCGCCTGTACGTCCGTGATCTCCGGAATGCTGTATTTAATCATCTCAATGGAAAGCTGGCAGGCAGCCATGCCCCTCTGGCTCACCAGCAGAGCGGTCAGGGGTCTCCCCTTTTTTCTGCGGATTATGGCAGCCTGGATATAAAGTGCAATTCCTGCCAGTTCATCCTCTGTCACCTGTACATCGTAATACTCCTCAAACAAGCTGCTGGTTGACCAGGCAGCCAGAAAGGTCTGCTTGTATTCGTTCTTAACATACTTGCTTATGCTGTCTCCCGCAACCGTGGAATACTTCATCCGGAATATGGCCGACCTCATATGGATCAACAGGCCTTCATACAGCATCTGGTCCCCGGAAAGGTCTGCTTCCAGCAGGTCACCAATGGTTTCGATCACCAGTTTTACAAAGTGCTCCAGATTCTTATCATACTGCATGGCATAATCTTCGTCACTGACATCGGTAAAAGTTTTCAGTTTTTTAGCCGAAAGCAGCAGCACCGCCAGAAGAACGGTATCATCCTCTGTTAAATCAACCTGATATTCTCTTCCGATCCTCTGGTAAATGGATTCAGCAAAGGAATATTCATTGTAACGCTGGATATTTTCTTCCTGCATATTGCTGGAGAGAAGTCCATCGTCAAGACCTTTTCGGGAAACGGAGAGGCAGGTCATGATCCATACCATTTTAAAGGAATGGTCGGCCAGCTCGATTCGCCATGCGTTTTCCGCTTCCACGATCATACGCCGAATGCGGGCCGCATCCACTCCCGGTGCATAAGTTCCAAAGAGCGCCTCCATGATTTCCGGCAGCAAATCCAGCATATAGTCCTTGATTGCAATCCGGAAGCTATACTCCTTTCCGGTCAGACATATACCCTTATTCCGTACGGCCGTTATTTTTATATTCCGTTCCTCAAACCATGACCTTATA encodes the following:
- a CDS encoding BglG family transcription antiterminator, producing MKEDKIALYNNKILQCLIGGETYTILQLADNVGLSEKTVRTRMKQLDEWLEAEGLGKIEKRQGTGIWLELDGRQRKILESRLEQGEDPAGDLDNRNIQLMGKLLKMKPGEVVTLQQLADSLYLSPPTVSNLLKDIRSWFEERNIKITAVRNKGICLTGKEYSFRIAIKDYMLDLLPEIMEALFGTYAPGVDAARIRRMIVEAENAWRIELADHSFKMVWIMTCLSVSRKGLDDGLLSSNMQEENIQRYNEYSFAESIYQRIGREYQVDLTEDDTVLLAVLLLSAKKLKTFTDVSDEDYAMQYDKNLEHFVKLVIETIGDLLEADLSGDQMLYEGLLIHMRSAIFRMKYSTVAGDSISKYVKNEYKQTFLAAWSTSSLFEEYYDVQVTEDELAGIALYIQAAIIRRKKGRPLTALLVSQRGMAACQLSIEMIKYSIPEITDVQAVSRHDFKLSLHPETDIIINGSGLVLDDSRVVTVEDRISETEIEIIRRKAAQVSRLRNKPDFQFNSLCHQLFEVDLILVRPEVRDKDQLITMMVKRLEEKGDVTQNYLESVFDRERATTTSIGRGIAIPHGNIAEVNEARIVVAILDKPVKWHEDMVDTIFLLATKMTSKFEIKRTKQFYKDFLLLTENDDNMEAMKRLESSLEVYQYFIK